In one window of Zhongshania aliphaticivorans DNA:
- a CDS encoding PEP/pyruvate-binding domain-containing protein, translating into MPTTIKTNTVTEQGAIQDTKPQIMWLKDIDITSNAVGGKAAGLRRLIDWNLAVPEGFVIVDANLSLNTALLETCYQAMGGGKVAVRSSALGEDGSEHSFAGLYETVLNVEGADQLISAVNACVASLNSHRATNYRQQQNSDSASMCVVVQQMVDAQAAGVLFSVDPVSGRHDRLVVDAVAGLGEALVSGEQTPDHYEYDLDNTLCFEERINDKAILSSDQQQQLVMGARQAVAAAGEALDMEWAFDQRGKLFWLQARPVTTVGADLDELNTPVNHDDVLTRCNIGEMMPGASCPLTFSTTGRAIERGMQQMHVSYASRPAVTDEWTQVAMCSGKMFLNLTGSSAAASNVLGIDVKSMGLSVCGRIVEELHAPPKRSIFTRLGGMLRLLRYLQKADTVIAEFNHRAKLFQIPTTGSSTDIAKALDDAQAFFYEASAVHLQSSTTSGFASNVLQSMISGGQTSSPEEEAEAGKLMAGARGVESAVLVDQLDAIVEKISRHPDARHCFIDTDAQVALAWLRGEASGAASDFAAFLARHGHRSYRELCVREVCWADAPQNLVATMQASVAARLMGSPNSVRPEPVDLTTLSRGLRWIVPKAHNAVRRREATKSLLVDITNRLKRGYRALGHQLVADKKLDDADQVFFFLHNELMAFVNTDADSEQIAYWNHHSKMRRRALDFQNQLEFDEICVGKPEPIDLRSRVASGDGQLVGRPVSRGLVEGKARVALSVADAAAILPGEILVAPITDVGWTPYFSMIAGLVTDVGSAVSHGAVIAREYGLPAIVNTRTASKQIKTGDTIRLDADTGVVTVLTKQ; encoded by the coding sequence ATGCCAACAACAATAAAAACAAATACAGTGACAGAACAAGGCGCCATCCAAGATACCAAGCCGCAGATTATGTGGCTTAAAGACATTGATATCACCAGCAATGCGGTGGGCGGCAAGGCCGCTGGCTTGCGCAGGCTTATCGACTGGAATCTTGCTGTACCCGAGGGCTTTGTTATCGTTGATGCCAATTTGTCACTCAACACAGCGCTACTAGAAACATGCTATCAAGCCATGGGTGGCGGCAAGGTTGCCGTGCGCTCGTCAGCACTAGGCGAAGATGGCAGCGAACACTCCTTTGCGGGCCTTTACGAAACCGTACTCAATGTCGAGGGTGCAGACCAACTGATTAGCGCAGTCAATGCCTGCGTGGCATCGCTTAACAGTCATCGCGCTACCAATTATCGCCAACAACAAAACAGCGATAGTGCCAGCATGTGCGTGGTGGTACAGCAAATGGTTGACGCCCAAGCCGCCGGGGTTTTGTTTAGCGTTGACCCGGTATCTGGCCGACATGATCGCTTGGTTGTCGATGCCGTGGCGGGACTTGGCGAAGCACTGGTCAGTGGCGAGCAAACTCCCGACCACTATGAATACGACCTCGACAATACATTGTGCTTTGAAGAACGTATTAACGACAAAGCAATACTGTCTTCTGATCAACAGCAGCAACTTGTTATGGGCGCGCGGCAAGCGGTGGCAGCCGCCGGTGAAGCACTGGATATGGAATGGGCTTTTGATCAGAGGGGTAAATTATTTTGGCTGCAAGCTCGCCCCGTCACAACGGTAGGCGCCGATTTAGATGAATTAAACACCCCCGTAAATCACGATGATGTTCTTACCCGCTGTAATATCGGCGAGATGATGCCCGGCGCGAGTTGCCCCCTTACCTTTTCTACCACGGGGCGCGCCATTGAACGCGGCATGCAACAAATGCATGTGAGCTACGCCAGCCGCCCCGCTGTTACCGATGAGTGGACGCAAGTTGCCATGTGCAGCGGCAAAATGTTTCTCAATTTAACGGGGTCGTCAGCCGCAGCCTCCAATGTGCTTGGTATTGACGTAAAATCAATGGGGCTAAGTGTGTGTGGCAGAATTGTTGAAGAGCTACACGCCCCGCCAAAACGCAGCATCTTCACTCGGCTCGGCGGCATGTTGCGTTTACTTAGATACCTGCAAAAAGCTGACACGGTGATTGCTGAATTTAATCACCGCGCCAAACTATTTCAAATTCCGACCACTGGCAGCAGTACTGATATTGCAAAGGCACTTGATGACGCCCAAGCTTTCTTTTACGAAGCGTCTGCCGTGCATTTGCAGTCTTCTACCACCTCTGGTTTTGCCAGCAATGTACTGCAATCCATGATTTCTGGCGGCCAAACTAGCAGCCCCGAGGAAGAGGCAGAGGCCGGCAAGCTCATGGCGGGCGCACGAGGAGTGGAATCGGCGGTATTAGTCGATCAGCTAGATGCCATTGTCGAAAAAATTTCTCGTCACCCGGATGCCCGCCACTGCTTTATCGATACCGATGCCCAAGTTGCGCTGGCGTGGTTGCGCGGTGAGGCATCAGGTGCAGCAAGCGATTTTGCTGCATTTCTCGCTCGGCACGGCCACCGCTCTTACCGCGAGCTGTGTGTTAGAGAAGTGTGTTGGGCTGACGCCCCGCAGAATTTAGTCGCTACCATGCAAGCCTCCGTTGCGGCGCGTTTAATGGGCTCGCCAAATAGCGTTCGCCCCGAGCCCGTCGACTTAACAACGCTCAGTCGCGGTCTGCGCTGGATAGTGCCCAAAGCACATAATGCGGTCCGACGACGCGAAGCAACCAAGTCACTATTAGTTGATATAACGAACCGGCTTAAGCGCGGTTATCGGGCCCTAGGCCATCAATTAGTCGCCGATAAAAAACTCGACGATGCCGACCAAGTCTTTTTCTTTTTGCATAACGAACTCATGGCATTTGTTAACACCGACGCAGACAGTGAACAAATTGCTTATTGGAATCATCACAGCAAAATGCGACGGCGAGCGCTGGATTTTCAGAACCAATTAGAGTTTGACGAAATTTGTGTGGGCAAGCCAGAGCCCATCGATCTACGCAGTCGTGTTGCCAGTGGTGACGGTCAGCTAGTTGGCCGTCCGGTCTCCCGTGGTCTAGTGGAAGGCAAGGCTCGGGTCGCCTTGAGTGTGGCCGATGCCGCTGCCATATTGCCCGGCGAGATTCTTGTGGCACCAATCACCGATGTTGGCTGGACACCGTATTTCAGCATGATTGCCGGCTTAGTCACCGACGTGGGCAGTGCGGTTTCACACGGCGCCGTTATCGCCCGTGAGTATGGCTTGCCAGCCATAGTGAATACACGAACCGCAAGCAAACAAATAAAAACCGGTGACACTATTCGTCTCGATGCCGATACCGGCGTGGTCACGGTACTTACAAAGCAATAG
- a CDS encoding TetR/AcrR family transcriptional regulator: MTADNLRPMTDQPEDEASSRRSKILAAAAELFAQQGFDGTSFGAVATAAKVKKSLVQYHFDSKERLWQESIRYVWAQRDQALPRYLQQSSGEQNSAQMIRNLCRIILQFTFDHPQWVKLMFQEASKPGPRLDWMVETCFKQDFANGKEMIELAQQQGLLPNVDAMDLLHILSGALIYLVNVAPISERVLAEKLNSPAYIDRHIDTLMCLLQTTK; the protein is encoded by the coding sequence ATGACAGCAGATAATTTACGGCCAATGACAGATCAACCCGAGGACGAGGCCTCGTCGCGCCGGAGTAAAATACTGGCCGCCGCCGCTGAGCTTTTTGCCCAGCAGGGCTTTGACGGCACCTCGTTCGGCGCGGTCGCCACTGCGGCTAAGGTTAAAAAGTCTTTGGTGCAATACCACTTCGACAGCAAGGAACGGCTCTGGCAAGAGAGTATTCGCTATGTATGGGCGCAGCGCGATCAGGCCCTGCCGCGATATTTGCAGCAATCTAGCGGCGAGCAGAATAGCGCACAGATGATACGCAATTTGTGTCGCATTATTTTGCAGTTCACCTTTGACCATCCGCAGTGGGTCAAGCTGATGTTTCAAGAGGCGTCTAAGCCGGGCCCGCGTTTGGATTGGATGGTAGAAACATGCTTTAAGCAAGACTTTGCTAACGGCAAAGAAATGATTGAATTGGCGCAGCAGCAAGGTTTACTGCCCAATGTCGACGCCATGGATTTACTTCATATTTTGTCGGGTGCGCTCATATATCTCGTCAATGTTGCGCCCATCAGCGAGCGCGTATTGGCCGAAAAACTCAATAGCCCCGCGTATATCGATCGTCATATCGACACCTTAATGTGTCTGCTTCAAACCACTAAGTAA